The region CCACCAATACAGAACTAAAAATTTTCATTTTCCTTCTGTTAAACATTTTGAATTCTCTCCATTGAATTCCCAATCAATCACGAATTGTTTTTTATATATGTGTGGGATATTAAACGGGAGATACTTATATACCGTTTATTTTTTTCCAAAATTATATTCTATATCTGAAGTTTTTTCTTTTTAAAGCGTTTGTTATGATAAAAATATTGAACGAACAGTCCATATATTTAAAATCTATAGGATGCAATATTCTGATAATATTATAAATACTTAATATTTATAGATCTGTATTTCAGTTGAACGAGCGTTTGTCTGATAGTTGATATTTGGGCGCCTCTTCGCTTCGCTCAGACCGGGCTATCCGCTCCCATCTGCGCCTCACCACATGTGTTGCGGCGCAGGATGCCGCTACTATCCCTGGCGCGCTTCTCCCTTGAACGAGTGATATGACCTTCTTCCGGAAATTAATTTATTTCTATACATTGCATATTGAATAAGCGGATAGTTCTATTCGTCTGATAATGAACATGGTTTTACGTTTTCGAAACTTTCTAGTATCTTGCTTCTTTATTTACTTCTTCATGCAATGCGGGGCGATTCCCACAGAAAACCCTTGTGATCCTTCCACTGATACTTTCTTCAAAAACCAGCTTATCAGATATCTTTTGAACGATACTTCCACTAATTGCTCTTTTGTAAATGAATGCGGAATCCTAAAGAAAGGAGAATCTGCTAAGATCGTTATAGGGCAGCCCGATTTCACAAGCAATGTTTTCGGGTCGGGTACAAACCAAGTTGGAGGTAACGGCTTTGCATTGGATCACCAAGGAGGAGCTTGGATATCGGATGGGAATCATGACCGTGTAATGCACTTCTCCGCTCCTTTGAGTACCAATCAAAATGCAGATATCATACTTACTTTAAGTGCTTCTACCGTGCCTAGGGCTATAGCTGTGGATGCTAGTGGAGGTCTTTGGGTGACTTTAAGTTTAGGAGATGCGGTTATCCACTTTCCTGCCGGAATGAATTCGAGCACTCCATCTGATATTACTCTTGGGACCGGATCTGGCACGACTACTCAAAATACAATGAATAACCCATTCGGAGTTACGGTAGATTCTGCTGGCGGGGTTTGGATTGCGGATTATTTCAATAGCAGGGTCTTGCATTTTTCTCCTCCATTGACTTCATCTATGAACGCAGATATCGTTCTTGGACAAGCGGATTTCACTTCCTATGGAGGGGCGACTGCTGCTAATCGAATGGTCAATCCATTTGGGGTTGCGGTAGATTCTAGTGGGCATGTATGGGTTTCTGATACTGGCAATCATCGTATCCTTCGGTTTACTCCACCTTTTTCGATCGGAATGAATGCGGATCTTGTAATCGGGCAGCCTGATTTTGTTACCGCTACTTCCGCTACGAATCAAGCTACCTTATCAAATCCGAATGGAGTAAGCTTTGCTGCAAATGGAGCGCTTTGGGTAGCTGATAATGGAAACCAAAGGGCAGTCCGCTTTTCTCCTCCATTTTCAAACGGTCAAGCAGCGGATAATGTTCTAGGAGAGCCGGACTTTGTGACCACAAATTCCACAATGACCGTATCCGATAAACTAGTTGGTGGTGTTCCTGCGGTAGCTGTGGCTCCTTGCGGAGTATGGGTTGCTGATGCAACTAATTTTAGAGTGTTATTCTTTCCTTAATCGTACTTCAATCCTGCTCTAACATAATTACGGATATGAGAGCCAACACTTTTCATATGATCCGTAATTGTAGAATCTAGATCCACTAATGACTTTTGATTGATCTCCGGTAAAAGTTTGCCTTCTGAAAAGCCGTTTAGCAGATTCGATTCATCTATAAGAGCGTCGATACGATCTGATATATCGTAACTCTGTCTTGTTACTACATCTACGATATAAGTATGATCATAATTGCCAAAGTTATTATCCAGATCGGTTTGTTTCACACTTAGAATAAATGGATGAGCTAAATTTTTAGTTCTATATGCATTTCTTAATGTACTAAAATGGTATTTTTCGATAGTAGTATGACGATTGGAGATCCTATCGATTGCATCGTTTTTGGCGCTTTCAAATCCAAGAATTGCCTTTAGATTGATCCAAAGCATACTGATCGTTCCAAAATTTGGAAGGACTCTGGAATGGTAAGGTTGAGTCAAATCTGCAATATAATGCATTCCCCAGCCTAAAAACCGATATCCCCAATACGTATGCCCAGTCTGAAAAGCATAACGAGAAAGTGTCATGAATTGATATACTCTGTACTGAGGATAAGTGCGGGTCAGAAATCCAGCCGCAGCGAAAATGATAGGAGATTCATGATAGTAACCTATATGAAACGGCACTTGAGTTGCATAATAGACCTTGGGATCCCCAAAGGATTGTATTCCAAAACCGTAATCTTTTCCGAAAATTTCTCCGTTATCTTCAAATAGATTCAGGTCCAGTCCGAAATCCGGTTCATCGCCTGCTGTCGCAAGCACCTCTAAAGGGCTTACAAGATCTCCTATTCGAATATCATAAAATTCGTAATCTTGTTTCAGATCCCTCTCTCCATAGATGCTCACTGTCATGGGGTCGGATTTTTTTCCGAGAGGAGAATGTCCCGGAAGATGTTGCAAAAAATAACCTAACGGTGTTCCGGTATTCAACCTAAGCGCTCTTAGAAAATGATTCCTTATCGTCTTTCTGTCTCCACCTTTGAATGAGAGTGCTTCCGGAAGAGGAGCGCTTTTATCGTAGTTGAGATTTGCTTCTTTCTCCATATCCCTCATAAGAGGGATAAGTTTGTCTTGTTCTTTAATTAAAAAATCTTCGATCGATTCAACCTTTACCTTAGGTGCTGATACCAATTCTGGCATAGCTTCGAGTGCAGGTCGGTTGAATAGAAAGTGATTCCACCATGCTTCCGCAGGTGTAGCAAACAAACTAAGTGAGAAGATACAGATTAGACTAGAATAATATTTGAATTTGAGCACACCAAAGAATTCTAGATTAGTGAGAGAAGTCAACACAAACTGACGAATAGAAAACTACAAGACTGTAAAGTTGTTGAGTAGATGAAAAGGTTCTTGATGATCTGTTAATTCTCCAACAAAAACAGGAACAGATGCAAAACATCCTAGTTGAATACGTTTATTTAATTTTGATCATTCTTGGGTTGGTCGTGATTGCCAACAAATTGGGACTTGCTTATCCAATTGTTCTTTTGATCGGCGGACTTGTTGTCAGTACAATTCCGTTCTTCCAAAATATTACAATTACTCCTGAACTTGTTTTTTTAATTTTCCTTCCTCCATTATTGTACGAGGCAGCTTGGCAAATTTCCTGGAAAGAGTTTTGGAAATGGAGAAGGATCATTGCAGGTTTTGCATTTCCTATAGTCATCATCACTTCATGCTTGATTGCTTTGATCTCCACTTCTTTGATCCCTGGATTTACGTTAGCGATCGGTTTTTTATTAGGAGGGATTATATCTCCTCCTGATTCTATTTCTGCCGTTACTATTATGAAACAGACAAAGGCCCCTAAGTCTGTTGTAAGTATCGCAGAAGGAGAAAGTCTGTTGAACGACGCTTCTTCTTTGATCGTGTTTCGATTTGCTTTGGCAGCTGTGATTACCGGGCAGTTTAATTTTCAAGAGGCAACTTTTAGTTTTGTTTGGGTTGTGATTGCAGGCTCATTGATCGGTTTGGCAGTTGGTCTTGTATTTTACGCAATACATCGATGGCTTCCTCTTACTCCAAGTATAGAGATCGTTTTAACTTTTGTAACTCCTTACTGTATGTATTATTTGGCGGAACATTTTCATGTTTCCGGTGTTCTTGCCGTGGTGTGTGGAGGACTTCTTCTTTCTAGTAAGCGTCAAGGCCTATTGAGTTACGCGAGCCGTATCCAAGGTGTGAATGTTTGGAATAGTATCGTATTCATTCTGAATGGGCTGATCTTCCTGTTGATCGGTTTACAGTTACCAACTATCGTAAATCAACTTGGTGATATAGGTTTAAAGAGCGCAATCCTCTATGGACTTCTGATCTCATTCGCTTTGATTGCGACTCGGGTCATTATCGCACTTTGCACATCCGGTTTTACTCGCATCATGAGCAATTTTATTGAAGTTACGGAAGTAAATCCTGGATGGAAAATCCCAATCGTACTTGGATGGGCAGGGATCCGAGGAGTAGTTTCTCTTGCGGCAGCGCTCTCTATTCCATTATACACAATCGGAGAGACTCCGTTTCCGTATCGGAATTTGATCTTATTTATCACATTCGTAGTGATCTTGACTACTATGATCTTTAACGGACTGACTCTTCCGTGGCTTATTAGAAAATTGAATGTAGAGGATTTTCAAACTCCCGTTCCTATACACAGACAAGAAGTGATGATCCAGAAAAAATTGGCTATGGAGTCTCTTCATTATTTAGAAGATAGGAGTAAGAGTGGCTCTCGTAAAAATAAACATCTCAAAAATCTGATCTCCCGTTTAAAAACAGAATTAGGATATTTTGAAGAGGAGCTAAAGGGGATGTCGGGAACTCTTAGTGGCGAAAGAAAAGAATATGGAGACGTATTTTTAGAACTTCTTCAATTCCAGAGAGATGTTTTAAATAGGCTCAATCATGATTCAGGGTTCGACGAAGAAGTGATCCGAAAATTCCATGCACTCATCGATATAGAAGAGTTTAAAACCAGAGAAAGTGACTGATGTTCCTTCTCTGGTTATTCTTAGCAATGCAGGATCACTTATCTAAAACGGGTGCAGTTAAATTCTTATTCTGAGAGTTTTCCTCGTCAGCGTTTACATCTATCCCGCCTGCGGCGTCCGGTTTTTTAGAATTAGTATATTCGAATATATTGAAAGGTTGGATCTCATCATCAGTAGGTAATTGAGTGTTTTTCCAACCACCGCCTAATGCTCTAATTAATCTAACGGAAGCTCTGTTTAATTCTGTCTTAACAAGAATTGCATCGATTCGAGCATCTAAAGTATTTACTTGGGCATAGATCAATTCCAAACTGTTACTTAAGCCGCCTTTGTACAGCGCCATTGTCATATTTTGTACTTGGGATGCGGCATCGACTGCTTGGTCCTGTCGTTGGGATTGCTCCGACATGTAAGTAGTTTCTGTTAGTCCATTCTCCACTTCTCTAAATGCGTTTAAAACTGTTGAACGATAAATATCCTCCGTTTCTCGATATGCAGACCATGCCTGTTGTAATTGAGCTCTACGATATCCGCCTTGAAAAATTGGAAGAGAAACTGTGGAACCGTAAGACCAGAAGCTATTGGCGAGTTGGACTAAATTAACTCCTCCTTCGAATCCTCCTCCTGCACTAAAAGAAATATTAGGGAAGAATGCTGCTCGAGCTATTCCTATATTACGATTAGCTAATGCCATTTTGCGCTCCATGGAAGCGATGTCAGGTCTACGTTCTAATAGGGTGGATGGAAGAGTAGCCGGTACTTTAAACGTAACTACATGGATCTCTTCCACTGGGGGGATCTTGAACCCGGACGGAGCTCTATTGAGTAGGATAGCAATCGCATTCTCAGTTACTCTCATCTTAGATTGTATATCTAAACGTTTTGCTTGGGTGCTGGAAAGAAGATATTGTGCTCTCTGCACGTCCAGTTCTGGTGCGATGCCTCCCTTGTATCTTTCATTTACAAGATTTAAAGATTGTTCATAAAATTCTATCGATTGACGGTATGTTGTATCTTGAGCATTCAAACCTTTAAAAGTAAAATAATCAGCAGCAAGTTCTGCCTGCAGACTTAAACGAGCTAAGGCAAAATCTGCGGCCACCGACTGTGCATTATAAATTTGTGCTCTTGTGGAATTTCTGATAGAAGACCAAAAGTCAGGTTCCCAGGAAGCAATCCCTCCTAAGGTAGCGGTCCCTTCTTGATTTGCTTCTCCTGCTCCTCTAAAAAGTCGATTGTCAGATTGTTTATTATTGGATCCGCTTAAACCGACTCCAAGATGAGGGATCAACTGGGAACGGACTTTGAGCATTGCATCTCTTGCTTGCACAAATCTTTCTGCAGCAGCTTGCAAATCTGGATTCGCAGCGATTGCTTGTTCTTCTAATTTGTTTAATACGGGATCGTTAAAAAGTTTCCACCAATCTGCTTGTATCGCTTCTCCTTCGGAGGGATTTGCTTTTACAAAAGGACCGGATCCGCTCCAAGAATCCGGGACCACATAATCGGGACTTAAGTATTTAGGAGCAAGATCGAATGCAGGGCCATTCAAACAGGAAACCAATAAGACAGCCAATGATAAAAGCATGAAGCATCGTCCTACGACGATGTTTTGCATTTTTGTTTTATTTATTTTTTGAGATCGGTTCATTTGGATGCTACTGGTTCAAGTTTTGAACCTTCTTCCTTAGAGGTGTATCCAGTTCTTGGTTCTACCACTCTAACCTGATCTCCTTCCAATAAAGAGGCAGAAGGATTATTCACAATTCGGTCGTTTGTGCTAACTCCGTCTCTTACTTCTATAATAGAATCTATGATCTTGTTCACAGTGATCGGTTTGAAATGAACCTTATTATCTTGGGTGACAGTTGCAACTTGAGTGCCGTTTTCATCGAAGACCAAAGAGCTGGAAGGTATTGTCAAAAGATCTTTCTTAACAGGCGCAGTGAGAGTCACTTGCGCATAAGAACCGGGCCATAAGGATCTGTCCTTATTATCTATCGTGAATTCTGCAATTACCGTTCTCATATTCAGGTCGAAACCTTTAGAGAGAGTAAGGAAGTTTGCTACGAATTTTCGATTCGGAAATTGTTGCACAGTAAGTTCCGCAGTTAGTCCAGGCTTCAATAAATAAGCGAAAGTTCCCGGAACAGAAACGAATAAACGCATTCTATGGATATCTGCTACAGTAAATAGGTTGGAAGGTGTTTTGCTATCATCAATATTTCCTTCTTGTGTTACGTAATCACCCACGTTTATATTTCTTTGGATCACTACTCCATTAAAAGGAGCGACTATCGTTTTGAAATTGATCCTGGCTTTATACTTATCCACATTCTTTTCAGCAGATTTCAGTTTAGCTTCTTCGGAATTTTTATCCGCTACAGCTACCGAAATGGACTGTTCTGAAACAGCATGAGAACTTCTTAATGCTAGATATCTATCCGCGGTAACTGCTGCTAGTTTGTATTTCGCTTTTTGGGAATCTAAGTCTGCCTCTGCTTGCGCATATTCCGCATCTAGGGCGGGGACTTTGATCCGTGCAAGTACGTCTCCTTCTTTTACTTCTGCTCCATAGTCTTTATACCACATCTTCACATAACCAGGGACCTGAGCATAGATCACCGCCTCATACCATGCGCGAACTGTTCCAGGTAGAGTAATCGTCTCTAAAGGATTGGGAGGTGTAGGACTTACTACGGAAACGTTCGGAATGGATGCTTCCAAGGCTTCCTTTCGGAACTCTTCGGCGCTATGTATTTGTTGATAGAATATATAGCACAGAAATATGACTCCGAATGAGATTGTGGATAATGTTAAAAGTTTCTTTTTAGGTACTGTTGGGATCATTTGGAACTTTCCTTTTGGATTTTTGCACGGTTATTATAGATGATCGCATAGATACAAGGTACGAAGAAGAGTGTGGCGAATGTCGCAACAGTCAATCCTCCGATCACGGCTCTGCCCAAAGGAGCATTTTGAGAATTACTTATGGACATTGGCACCATTCCGATGATCATCGCAGAAGCAGTCATAAGCACAGGTCTAATCCTAGAATATCCTGCTTCGATAGCTGCCCTTACTGCGTCTCCATGAACTTCTAAACGGTCTCTTGCATAAGAAACTACTAATATAGAATTTGCAGTAGCAGTTCCCATACACATGATCGCTCCGGTTAATGCGGGCACTGAGATATATGTGCGTGTTATAAATAGAGACCAGGCGATCCCTGCTAATGCACCTGGAAGTGCAGTGATGATAATGAACGGGTCCGTCCAAGATTGGAAGTTCACCACGATCAAAAGATAAACCAGAAGAATTGCAACAAAGAGTCCGCCTATCAGTTCGATATAAGCGCTTCTCATCGTCTCTGCTTGGCCGAGGATCTCTATTGCAGCTCCTCTCGGGAGTTCGCTTTTCATGGAGTCCATGATCTTTTGAGCATCACTTAAGACTCCTCCTAAGTCTCTACCTTCTGCGGAAACATACACGTCGATTAAAGGTAAAAGGTTTTGGTG is a window of Leptospira hartskeerlii DNA encoding:
- a CDS encoding phospholipase: MLKFKYYSSLICIFSLSLFATPAEAWWNHFLFNRPALEAMPELVSAPKVKVESIEDFLIKEQDKLIPLMRDMEKEANLNYDKSAPLPEALSFKGGDRKTIRNHFLRALRLNTGTPLGYFLQHLPGHSPLGKKSDPMTVSIYGERDLKQDYEFYDIRIGDLVSPLEVLATAGDEPDFGLDLNLFEDNGEIFGKDYGFGIQSFGDPKVYYATQVPFHIGYYHESPIIFAAAGFLTRTYPQYRVYQFMTLSRYAFQTGHTYWGYRFLGWGMHYIADLTQPYHSRVLPNFGTISMLWINLKAILGFESAKNDAIDRISNRHTTIEKYHFSTLRNAYRTKNLAHPFILSVKQTDLDNNFGNYDHTYIVDVVTRQSYDISDRIDALIDESNLLNGFSEGKLLPEINQKSLVDLDSTITDHMKSVGSHIRNYVRAGLKYD
- a CDS encoding Na+/H+ antiporter, whose product is MQNILVEYVYLILIILGLVVIANKLGLAYPIVLLIGGLVVSTIPFFQNITITPELVFLIFLPPLLYEAAWQISWKEFWKWRRIIAGFAFPIVIITSCLIALISTSLIPGFTLAIGFLLGGIISPPDSISAVTIMKQTKAPKSVVSIAEGESLLNDASSLIVFRFALAAVITGQFNFQEATFSFVWVVIAGSLIGLAVGLVFYAIHRWLPLTPSIEIVLTFVTPYCMYYLAEHFHVSGVLAVVCGGLLLSSKRQGLLSYASRIQGVNVWNSIVFILNGLIFLLIGLQLPTIVNQLGDIGLKSAILYGLLISFALIATRVIIALCTSGFTRIMSNFIEVTEVNPGWKIPIVLGWAGIRGVVSLAAALSIPLYTIGETPFPYRNLILFITFVVILTTMIFNGLTLPWLIRKLNVEDFQTPVPIHRQEVMIQKKLAMESLHYLEDRSKSGSRKNKHLKNLISRLKTELGYFEEELKGMSGTLSGERKEYGDVFLELLQFQRDVLNRLNHDSGFDEEVIRKFHALIDIEEFKTRESD
- a CDS encoding efflux RND transporter periplasmic adaptor subunit, with the translated sequence MIPTVPKKKLLTLSTISFGVIFLCYIFYQQIHSAEEFRKEALEASIPNVSVVSPTPPNPLETITLPGTVRAWYEAVIYAQVPGYVKMWYKDYGAEVKEGDVLARIKVPALDAEYAQAEADLDSQKAKYKLAAVTADRYLALRSSHAVSEQSISVAVADKNSEEAKLKSAEKNVDKYKARINFKTIVAPFNGVVIQRNINVGDYVTQEGNIDDSKTPSNLFTVADIHRMRLFVSVPGTFAYLLKPGLTAELTVQQFPNRKFVANFLTLSKGFDLNMRTVIAEFTIDNKDRSLWPGSYAQVTLTAPVKKDLLTIPSSSLVFDENGTQVATVTQDNKVHFKPITVNKIIDSIIEVRDGVSTNDRIVNNPSASLLEGDQVRVVEPRTGYTSKEEGSKLEPVASK
- a CDS encoding NHL repeat-containing protein — protein: MNDTSTNCSFVNECGILKKGESAKIVIGQPDFTSNVFGSGTNQVGGNGFALDHQGGAWISDGNHDRVMHFSAPLSTNQNADIILTLSASTVPRAIAVDASGGLWVTLSLGDAVIHFPAGMNSSTPSDITLGTGSGTTTQNTMNNPFGVTVDSAGGVWIADYFNSRVLHFSPPLTSSMNADIVLGQADFTSYGGATAANRMVNPFGVAVDSSGHVWVSDTGNHRILRFTPPFSIGMNADLVIGQPDFVTATSATNQATLSNPNGVSFAANGALWVADNGNQRAVRFSPPFSNGQAADNVLGEPDFVTTNSTMTVSDKLVGGVPAVAVAPCGVWVADATNFRVLFFP
- a CDS encoding efflux transporter outer membrane subunit, giving the protein MLLSLAVLLVSCLNGPAFDLAPKYLSPDYVVPDSWSGSGPFVKANPSEGEAIQADWWKLFNDPVLNKLEEQAIAANPDLQAAAERFVQARDAMLKVRSQLIPHLGVGLSGSNNKQSDNRLFRGAGEANQEGTATLGGIASWEPDFWSSIRNSTRAQIYNAQSVAADFALARLSLQAELAADYFTFKGLNAQDTTYRQSIEFYEQSLNLVNERYKGGIAPELDVQRAQYLLSSTQAKRLDIQSKMRVTENAIAILLNRAPSGFKIPPVEEIHVVTFKVPATLPSTLLERRPDIASMERKMALANRNIGIARAAFFPNISFSAGGGFEGGVNLVQLANSFWSYGSTVSLPIFQGGYRRAQLQQAWSAYRETEDIYRSTVLNAFREVENGLTETTYMSEQSQRQDQAVDAASQVQNMTMALYKGGLSNSLELIYAQVNTLDARIDAILVKTELNRASVRLIRALGGGWKNTQLPTDDEIQPFNIFEYTNSKKPDAAGGIDVNADEENSQNKNLTAPVLDK